The Chitinophagaceae bacterium nucleotide sequence GTATTAAATACATGGAACGGAACGCATAGTTTTTTCAGTTTTATACAGAGCTCTTATGAAGTAACCTTTAAACTGACCGTACAAAACGGCAACTGTTTCACCATCACCAATCCTAAGTTTACCATAACACCATCGATGGGTACATTGGTGAGTGTAACAAATGGTGCTTTAGTTGGAAGCACCTTTACACCAACCAACACAGTCAACTTTAACCCCGGCGGTTACTATGAATATTATTATAAAATCAAACTTCCCTGTAATACCCCTCCCGGAACAACCATTACATCAAATGTTGTTTTGCAGGGAACAAACTGCAGTATCAATAATGTAAACATCATTACTTATCCGGCGGCATCCTATACATTACCAGCGGTTATTCCATCAAATCCTTCTGCAACCATCAGCAGTACCGCTTATACAGGATACTATTATGTGAATGTTTATAACAATGGAAATACCCCCCTTAACCTGAGTCTTGCAAATATTTTACCTACAGTAAAAACTACGCAGATCTATCATAACAGCAGCCAGCCAACTGGTTTAACTGCCACATTGGTTTATGAAGATTGCAGTAATACTCCATCAACTGCTTATCCATTTAATCCGGGAACAACCAATACAACTCCGCCACTGTATGCAAAAAAAGCAACAATGGCCATTACGAATTTGCTGCCTGGTTATTACTGCGGGTTTTATATTTATTATAATTTAAGTAACTCCTGTGTTGGTGTGCCAACTGCACCCAGTTATACGCTGAATTCAAATATGAGTTATACCTGCAGTACTGCAGGCTTAAGCCAGGTTTGTTATAATTGCGGGCCAGGAGGGAATGACACAACAACTTCTGTATATAATTTAAATCCGGATATTAATTGCAACGGGCAAGGCTCAAATCCAAACTGTTTAAGCCCCGGTGATACTGCTACATTCTGTTTACAGTTCCGGAATGATGGAACCGCTCCATTGTTAAGCGGGGTATTGAATTTCGCTTTGCAAAACTTTCTAACTTATATACCCGGCTCAGAAACATTTACAGGCTTCAGTACAAATCCAGTTTATCAGCCGGCTTCTGCTGTTAAATGGAATTTACCAACGATTCCTGTTGGCAGTACAACCTATACCATTTGTTTTAAAGCAATCGTTAATGCAAATGCGCCATATGGTTCATATGGAATGAATTATTCTGTAACCGGAACCAATTACACCGAAACTCAATACTGTTCTCAAGCGGTAAATATTTGTGCATTACCCAAAGCAGAAGTAGAGAAAATGGTGAAGGGAGATTTAGACGCAGTGTTTGGAACAAGTGGTAGTGGAACACCCGGTTCAACTGCTACTTATCAGATAACAGTAAAGAATACCGGTAATACAAATATTGGGAACATTGTACTGATAGATCGCTTACCATTTGCCGGGGGATTTAACAATTATGAACTGTACTTCAAGAGGAAGTATGTTTTCGTTATTCCCAAGTGGCACAGTAACCATTCCGGGAGCCACTGTTCAATATTCACCAACACCTAATGCAGGTACAGGTTGGCCAACAACAACTGCAAGTTGTAATATTCCAGCCGCAACATTCAGTGGAACCTTTGCACCTAATAATTTAAAAATTGCCTTAACCAATCCAATTGCACCCGGTGGAACATACACATTCACTTTTAATGTTGTTGTTCCTGCAAATGCACCTATTGGTCAGCTGGCCTGCAATACAATTGGTATGATCTGTGATTTCTTTGATAATGCAAATAATGCTTCACAAATGAATCCGGTTGAAAGCAACAAGGTTTGCCTCGAAGCAAAAACAAAAGAGATTCCTCCAAGTGGTTGCTGCAAAGATTTTCTGAAAAAGATTGAAGTAAAACAGGAAGTCAGCAATAATACTCTTTCTGTAAATACTACCATGACTGTTGGTCCTGCAAAACTAACCAAGGCATCTGTTTCATTGGTTGATTTTCATGTACTGCATGCAAAAGACTGTGCTGATGCTTGTGTAAAAGATCCAAAGAACATGGGTAATATCAGCAATGTAAACAGCAGCTTTACCTGGAACAATCTTCCTGCAAATGTTGCATGGAGTCATTTAATTCAATGGAAAGACAGTGCAGGTGTAAGCTGGAACAATGGCGTTCCGTTAAGTTTCCAGATTCCATTGCCACCAAAAAGCCCGATTTCCTGTTGCTGCGATACTATTATGTATTGTTTGAAATATTCATTCACCGATACAGCCTGTGTTACCTGCGATACCATTATCTGTTACAAAGCATACAATGGAAAAGATTGCGGAACAACAACAACCGGTAGTGGACAGGGGGATACACAATGTAACTGCAGCTGGAATCCGAAATTTAATTATGAAGGAGCGCCACAGGGAGGAAAACCGGTTAGTTGTGGAGGAAGTATTACTGTTCCGCAGGGAAATATTCCTGTTACATTCAATCCGGGTTTTCAATGTACGCCATCATCCGCAACCTGCTCACCTTCTGCACTAACAGTTCAGCTGGTTAACAATACAACCGGTGCAGCAACAACTTTAACGGGACCAAATTACAGTCATACATTTTTAACTCCGGGAAGTTATACGTATAATCTTTCAGGAGTCTGTGGCGGAAAAAAATGTGAATGCAGTATAACCGTAAATGTTCCCGGACATTAAATATCCTGACTGATGAATCATAAAAAAATATTTACCCTCCTTGCCATCATGCTCTCAACGGGCATGATGGCACAGGAAAAGAAACCCTTCAGCATCAGCGGAACAGCAGGTGTTTCTTATGAACACTATGGGTTGAATTCGAATCCTGCAAGCTGGAGTGGTTTTTCTCCACGCAAACCCTGGAACCAGGTGAGGTTTATGTTTGCTCCTGAAATAAAGTTTGGAAAAAATTTCAGCATGCCTCTTAATCTGAATCTCTCAACCAAGGCAACCAATTTTGCCGGACCATACAGCGGCATCGGCAAGCAAACATTTGCTCAATACATTACCAATCCCATGAATAGTATTGGTGCCAATCCAAAATATAAATGGGCCGAACTGCAACTGGGAACACAGTATTTAAATTATTCCAATTTAAGTACGGGTGATATTGGCGTGTTTGGTGCGGGCTTTGATTTGCGTCCTAAAGATTTTCTAATAAAATTCTTTTACGGCTTATCACAGCAGAGTGTGAATTTTTTTACAGGACCACCTGCAACAACCGGAGCATATAAACGGAAGAACTGGATGTTCCAGATAGGAAAAGCAAAAGAAGGAAAATATGAAGCAACCATGAATTTTGTAAAAGCAAAGGATGTGTTGAATTCATTAATCACACCTCCACCAACGGTTAAACCACAGGAAGGATTTACCGCCAGTTTTGTAACCAAAATCAATTTTAATGAGAAATGGTTTTTCAATTTTGAAGGAGCCCATTCTTATTATACAAAAGATTTGTCGCAACCGCTTGACAGTGCAGGTAAATCATTCAAGCCATTTATTGACGGGCACACATCCACAGTTAGTGACTGGGCTGCAGAATCAGGTGTCGGAAAAAAAACAAAAAACTTTGACATTGCTGCAAAGCTTAAATATGTTGGCGCCGGTTTTCAAACGCCGGGTTATCCTTTTCTCTTACCCGACCGTTTAGATTACACACTCAATACAAGAATCAATGCTTGGAAAAACAAAATGAATATTGTTGCAAGCGTTGGTCAGCGTGTAAACAATGTAAAGAATACCACACTGAGGGCGAAACAGTTTATAGTCAACATCAACTGGTTCACCCAGTTTAATGATCACTGGAATTTGAATGTGAGCTTTAATAATTTTGGGTTTCAATCTGCCAGCGGCATCAATCCGTACGGTATTAAAAATGTGAGTAATGATTTTGGGTTGAACCCATCTTATACATGGAGTAATGAAAAAGTGGTTCACCTGGTCAGTCTAAATTATAACTACAGCAAGTATGATGAACGTGATGTATTTACAGCCATTGTAACATCAAACAATACACATACAGTATTGCTTACGTACATTCCAACTTTTCTAACCAAAGAATTTACACCCGATTTCAGTTTCATGTATTTTCTCAACCAGTTACCGGGTTTTAAATTAAATCTTATGACCGTAAGCAGCGGGTTGAGCATGCCTTTTGCAAAGAAGAAAGCAAACTTCCGTGGGCAGTTGCAGTATAACTTTTCAAAAACAAATGCATTCAAAAATAATAATAACCTGATTGCATCCTGTACTGTTGACTGGAAACTGAACAAAAAATTAACCTGGAATAATTTCATCAGTTCCAATTATTTCAAATATGGTGATGAAGTGATTCCTGTTGGAGCAAATTATCTTGAAAGCAATATCAGAACCGGTTTGGTATACAGGTTTGGCAAATAAAATATCAGTATGAAAAAAATAATTATCCTGTCACTTCTTGTTATTACTGTTGTTACCGGGTTTTCCCAGATTACAGTAAACCTTGTTATTGGCCCAACGCCGCCAGCTACTCTGTCAGAATGGAGTTATCGTAAAGATGCTTTAACCTATCTTGTCAACTACAGGCAGGGTGCATTAAGACAGGTTAAAATAAAAACAGAAATAAAACTGGTTGATGGAACTCCGGTAGCAACAACCAATCTTGCAACTGCCCGTGTAATTACTTTAGCAGATGGAAACAACCTGTTTTACTCTCCCGATGTAGTACCGCTTGAAGCAATGATTTTCAACGGGAAATTTAAAACAACATTACAAGCAACAGGCAAGTTGCCATCAAACAGTTACCAGGTATGTGTAACATTAGTGAACCCTGTTGATTATACAGCTGTAAGCGAACAACGCTGCCGTAATTTTTACCTGGCTGCACTGCAGCTTCCAATTGCTATGATGCCCGCCAGCGAAACAGTATTGTCAACAGCACAGGCACAAACAGCTATTACTTTCAGATGGACGCCAGTTTCACCAGCCCAATCAGCGCCTGTTGTTTATCATGTACAGGTGTTTCAGGTATTACAAGATCAAAAAACCATGCAGGCATTTCGAAGTAATCCACCAGTTTTAGATAAAGCAGTTACAGGAACAACACAATATATCTGGCAGCCGCAATTATCCATGTTGTCATTCTCCCAATCAACCGACAGTTCAGCAAACAATACTGGGCTTACATTCATCTGGACAATCCGTGCTACTGATGCTGCAGGAAATCCATTAGGCGATGGAAGTATTAATGGAGATGGGAGAAGTGAACCGGCTATTTTCTTTGTAAGACCCCGTGGAGAAACTCCTGCCATTCAAAAAAGGAAAGGGAAGAAAGACTAAGTTTTATTCTGCCGTTGTACTGCTTTACATTTGATGAAATGTTTAAAAAATATCTCACCAAACAGGAAGCACTGCAAAAAGCAAAGCATTATTGTGCTTACCAGGAGCGTTGCCACAGTGAGGTAAAAGAAAAACTCTATGGCTTTGGTTTGTGGAAGAACGATGTGGAAGATCTGCTTTCAACTTTAATTGAGGAAGATTATCTGAATGAAGAACGGTTTGCCATTCAATTTGCCGGTGGACGGTTCAGGATGAAACAGTGGGGCAGGGTAAAGATCAAATACGAACTGAAACAAAAAAAAGTAAGCGACTATCTCATTAAAAAAGCGCTGAAAGAAATTGATGAAGATGATTACCTGAAAACCCTGAAAAAACTGTTTGAACAAAAGAAGAAATTATTGTCAGCAGAAAAAAACATCTTCATCAAAAAAAGAAAACTCCAGGATTTTTTAATGCAGAAAGGATATGAACTGCAGCTGATTGCTGATTTGCTGAAATAATTTCACATTACTTTATTTAAATTTTTAAGTACTCTTGCAGGCATGTCGTATAAATCCTTTTTCATTTTGCAGGTTGCTGTTATTTTGTGCAGCAGGCTGTATGCGCAGGATTCATCAAGAGTGTACAGGAAAGAGATCAATATCATTACCGAAAACGACAACTACAATTTTACATTACACGACCGTTACTATTCCAATGGATTCTTTCTCCGATATAACTGGCTGGCAAAAAAAGAAACCAATAAAAATGTGCTGAAAACCATCAACAGAACTGAGGCCGGGCAAATGATTTTCAACTCTTATTATAACCGCCGCTCAGTAGAAAGGGTGTTACAAACAATGGACCGGCCATTTGCAGGATGGTTGTACGGCTCAATTGGTCAAACAAAAATATTCAGCAATAAAGACGTATTGAAGTATGATGCTGTTGTTGGCATTCTTGGTCCCGCAGCTTTGGGGAAACAAGTTCAAACAGGCTACCATCGTATTTTTATGCTCTACTCTATTTACGGATGGGAATACCAGGTAAAAAATGAAATTGGTTTAAATGCATCTGTTCAGTATTACCGTTCACTTATAAAGAATAAACCGGGGCAGCCCTTCGCTGTTCATGCAGTTGGTAAGGCAATGCTGGGTAATACATTTACTAATGCATCAGCAGGGCTGCTTGTAAAATTTGGTAATACAGAACAGGAAGAAAATAATTCTTACTGGAGCGGACGCTTGGGTCAGCTACAGAAAACATCCATTCATAAATTAGAAGCCTTTTTATTTTTAGAACCCATACTCATTGTACAGGCATACAATGCAACTGTTCAGGGCGGATTAATAAGATCAGACAAAGGGTTGTACATTTCAGAGCTGCACCCGTTCATCTATGTAATAAAAGGCGGTGCTGTGATCTCCGGCAGACAAAGCGGACTTTCCATTACCTATACTCTCAAACAGAAAGAAGCAAAATCCATGATCGACAAAATGGAGGTTTATGGAGCCTTTGGAGTTTACTATCGTTTTCGCTGAAGTTTTTACGAACTTTACGATATGAGCCATCTTACATTCACCATCATCCAAACCAATCTGCATTGGGAAAATAAATCTGCCAACCTGCAAATGCTGGAGCAGAAAATCAATTCCATTCAGCATCCCACACAAATTATTGTATTACCTGAAATGTTTAATACAGGTTTCAGCATGAAGCCGGAAACACTTGCTGAAGATATGAACGGACCAACCGTTGAGTGGATGAAACGGATTGCTGCTGAAAAAAAAGTAATCCTTACCGGAAGTGTAATAATAAAAGAAAAAGATCGCACTCCGTTGGAAAGCTCAGAAGGCGAGGCTTATTACAACCGTCTTATCTGGATGTTGCCGAATGGACAATATGGAGTGTATGATAAACGTCACCGCTTTGCTTATGGTGGAGAAGACGATCATTTTTCTGCAGGAACAAAACGATTGATCGCTTCTGTTAACGGATGGAAAATTAATTTGCAGGTTTGTTATGATCTGCGGTTTCCTGTTTGGGCAAGGCAGGGACCGGAAGAAGATCCTGAATATGATGTGCTCATTTATGTTGCCAACTGGCCCGAACGCAGGATTCATGCATGGAAAACATTGCTTACTGCAAGGGCAATCGAAAATCAATGTTATGTAATAGGTGCCAACCGTACCGGTGATGATGGTAATCAAATTCATTACAGCGGTAACAGTATGGTTATTGATGCAATGGGAGATGTACTGTACGAAAAAACAAATGAAGAAGATATTCATACCATCACCCTTTCCAAAGAAAAACTGCAGGATATCAGAAGCAAACTTCCTTTCTTAAAAGATGCAGATGATTTCAGTATCCTGCTCTAAACATATTTTAAAAAATGCAGGCACTCCATAATGGATTTGTTTTTGACGGAACAACTTTCAGCAGCAACAAGGCAGTACTGATCAGTAATGAATTGATTGTTGATATAATACCTGAATCAGAAATCCCATCTTCTGCTAATCAATTTGATTTAAACGGCAATTATCTTGTTCCTTCTTTTATAGATCTGCAATTGTATGGCGCTCATGGAAAATTGTTTTCGCAGGATTTAAGTTTTGAATCATTGCAAGCAACGGATGATTATTGTATCAGCGGCGGATGCACCCGTTTCCTTATTACGATGGCTACCAATACCATTGAAAAGTTTTTGAAAGGGATTCAGGTTATTAAAGAGTTTCAGACAGAAAATAAAATTGGTTTGCTGGGTTTGCACATCGAAGGTCCGTATATCAATCCAATAAAGAGAGGCGCACATATTGAAGGCTGTGTGAAACAGCCAACAATTGATGAAATAAAATTACTTCTGGATAAAAGTGATGGTGTTTTGAAGATGATGACACTTGCGCCGGAACAATGCAGCGATGAAGTAATTCAATTCCTGCTTGATCATAATGTGCTTGTTTCAGCAGGACATAGTAATGCAACTTATCAGCAGGCAACAGATTCCTTTAATAAAGGAATCACAGCTGTTACACATTTGTTCAATGCCATGTCACCTTTGCAAAGCCGTGAACCCGGAATGGTTGGTGCAGTGTATGATCATACAACAGTAAACAGCAGCATTGTTTGTGATGGTGTACATACTGATTTCACTACTGTCCGCATCAGCAAAAAAATCATGAAGGAACGGTTGTTTTTAATAACTGATGCAGTTACAGAAACAACTGAAGGAGAATACAAACATGTATTCAATGCCGACCGTTACACATTGCCCGATGGAACTTTATCAGGTTCAGCATTAACCATGATGCAGGCAGTCAACAATTGTGTTGATAAGGTTGGGATTCCCTTTGAAGAAGCCCTTCGCATGGCTTCATTGTATCCTGCAAGGGTAGCCAGACTTGATGATCAGTTTGGAAAAATTGAAAAGGGATACAAAGCTGATCTTGTTGTATTGTCAAAAGAAAGAGAAGTGAAAACTGTTTTCCGGGATGGGGAAATCCTTTCCAAATAGTTACTGCTTAGTTTTTTGAATAGAGATAATTTTATAAAAATAGCTGGGAGCTGAACAATAACAGGGTGCCCGTTCATCCGTTTTCTTCAAACAAATAATTACTGCTGTTGAATCTGTAAAGCTTGTTTTGTATGCAGACGGCAACTCTTCTTCCTTCAATTGAAGAGCAGACCAGCTTCCGGAACGGTTCTCGGCAAAATACCAGCCAACACCATCAGCAGCATATGGGCCGCCCCAATAAATATGGCCTTGCTTACAAAAATCCGCTTCTGCCTCAGTGTTTCTTTTATTACAGGATAGAAAAGAAAGAATCACAACAAATAGTATTATCAGCTTTTTCATAACAGTATGACACAGCCATTATCCTTTCCGTTGCATGATCTGCTCCACTGCTTTTTCCATCTTCGGGTCTTTATTCAACCGAATGGTTTCTGCTTTAGGTCTTACTTCCAGGTCGGGCATTACGCCTGATCCGTTTTTAGGGAAATTCTTATTATTAACAATTCTGTATAAGGGAAGCCTCACCCGTACATCTGTATTAGGCAAACTCATTTCAGGAATAAATACACCATTGTTTCCGTAATAACCGCCGCCTGTTTCTTCGCCAATGATCATTACATTCTCCTGCCCTTTTACAGAAGCAGCAAATAAGGTAGTGGCCGAAAAGAATACCCGCCAGTAAGCAAGTACACCTTTCCTTCATATTTATATTTGCCCGGCTGATAGGTTTTTACCCTGAACAACCGGAAGGCATACATACTGTCGTTCACTTTTTTACTGAGGAAAAATAATCCCAGGTTATAAATAAACCGTTTTGATATATGAGCATCGCTCCTGATTTTTCGATGCATTGCATAAATAGAATCAGCAAAAACAAAAGGCCTTTGATGAATTTGTTTTGTAAGAAATAAAGATGTCTTGATTAATCCGCCGCCATTATTCCGCACATCAATGATCAGGTGCTCAATATTCTTTTTATGCAACTCCCTGAAACTTTTTTTCAGGAACTGCTTTTTTAAACCCGGACCAAAGCTGTTTAACCGCATAGTTGCATAAGTGCCGGATGAATCAATGGTAAAACTCCTGACTCCCTGTAACCTTCTTTGTCTTCTTGTAAATGTTTCGGGTGATGCGGGTGGAATCCTGTTTACAGTAAAAGGCCTTCTTCTTGCAGTATCTGTTGCCGGATCAAATACCGGAATTACTTTATTCTTTATTTCTCCTTTTTGATCGAGATAGGTAACAGTGTAATTTTTCTTAATGCCAAAGCGATTATTATAGGAAGCATTAAAATTATTACTCAAATTCTGGTAGCTGAAATTTTCAGAATTGCCATCAATTGAAATCATCTGCAACATAGAATCAATGATCTGCTTTGCATTTAACTCATCAACAGCAAGTATTCTTGTGCCGGTTCTGAGAACAGAATCCCTTCTGTTCATATTGATTGTAACAACAAGTGTTGAATCATCGATGATCTTCATCCCCAACGGAAAGGTTTTGTTTCTCCTGCCTTCCTGGTATTGTTCGTACTTCCTTGAAGGCCGAACACTGGTATGTCCGCAACGGATCGGGAAAATAGTTTCAGAAATGATATTCCTGAATTCAATTTCATTCATCGAATCTTTCAGCAATGTATAAGCCCGTTCAAAAGAAGCATTGATTTCTGTTTCATTGCTGTACCAGTATAAGGAAGGATGATTCAGCTTCAAGGTTTGCTCCATTACCTGCACATCTTCTTTCAGCTGCTGTGCGCTGTACTTCATCTGCGGCGTATAGCTGCTGTTCGATACTGAACAGGCAGTCATCAAACAAAAAGAGTATACTTAAAAAAAAGAGATAGAGGTTTTTCATTGTTGCTGTTCCTATTTTCCAAATGCATTCCAGCCCTGGGCAGTCAGCTTGTGTTTATTGCCGCCCTTGGTAAGAATGTTTGCGCCTTCGCTTTCTTCGGTTACATAACCAATCACTCTTATACCAATCACATCTTTTACTTTATCATAATCTGCCTGTGAAATAGTAAACAGTAATTCATAATCTTCTCCGCCGCTTAATGCACAGGCAGTCGGGTCTAATTCTAATTTGTAAGCAAATTCTTTTGCATCCGGGTGAATGGGAAGTTTATCTTCATAAATCACTGCCCCAACTTCGCTTTGTTTGCAGATATGTAATACTTCACTGCTCAACCCGTCACTGATATCCATCATGGATGTTGGTGTAATATTTTCTTTTTCAAAAAACTCAATGATATCTTTTCTAGCCTCAGGTTTTAGTAAACGACCAACGATATAATCTCTGTTCTCTAAGTCGGGTTGTACTCCCTTTGTTTCGAGGAATATTTTCTTTTCTCTTTCCAGTAACAGCAATCCTAAGTATGCTCCGCCTAAATAACCGGTTACACAAATCAAATCACTCACTTTTGCTGTACTGCGTTTTACAAATTTATCCGGCGCTACTTCACCCAATGCTGTTACGCTGATCACAAATCCTTTTTGTGATGATGTTGTATCGCCAC carries:
- a CDS encoding RecX family transcriptional regulator; translation: MFKKYLTKQEALQKAKHYCAYQERCHSEVKEKLYGFGLWKNDVEDLLSTLIEEDYLNEERFAIQFAGGRFRMKQWGRVKIKYELKQKKVSDYLIKKALKEIDEDDYLKTLKKLFEQKKKLLSAEKNIFIKKRKLQDFLMQKGYELQLIADLLK
- a CDS encoding lipid A deacylase LpxR family protein, whose amino-acid sequence is MSYKSFFILQVAVILCSRLYAQDSSRVYRKEINIITENDNYNFTLHDRYYSNGFFLRYNWLAKKETNKNVLKTINRTEAGQMIFNSYYNRRSVERVLQTMDRPFAGWLYGSIGQTKIFSNKDVLKYDAVVGILGPAALGKQVQTGYHRIFMLYSIYGWEYQVKNEIGLNASVQYYRSLIKNKPGQPFAVHAVGKAMLGNTFTNASAGLLVKFGNTEQEENNSYWSGRLGQLQKTSIHKLEAFLFLEPILIVQAYNATVQGGLIRSDKGLYISELHPFIYVIKGGAVISGRQSGLSITYTLKQKEAKSMIDKMEVYGAFGVYYRFR
- a CDS encoding nitrilase family protein; this translates as MSHLTFTIIQTNLHWENKSANLQMLEQKINSIQHPTQIIVLPEMFNTGFSMKPETLAEDMNGPTVEWMKRIAAEKKVILTGSVIIKEKDRTPLESSEGEAYYNRLIWMLPNGQYGVYDKRHRFAYGGEDDHFSAGTKRLIASVNGWKINLQVCYDLRFPVWARQGPEEDPEYDVLIYVANWPERRIHAWKTLLTARAIENQCYVIGANRTGDDGNQIHYSGNSMVIDAMGDVLYEKTNEEDIHTITLSKEKLQDIRSKLPFLKDADDFSILL
- the nagA gene encoding N-acetylglucosamine-6-phosphate deacetylase encodes the protein MQALHNGFVFDGTTFSSNKAVLISNELIVDIIPESEIPSSANQFDLNGNYLVPSFIDLQLYGAHGKLFSQDLSFESLQATDDYCISGGCTRFLITMATNTIEKFLKGIQVIKEFQTENKIGLLGLHIEGPYINPIKRGAHIEGCVKQPTIDEIKLLLDKSDGVLKMMTLAPEQCSDEVIQFLLDHNVLVSAGHSNATYQQATDSFNKGITAVTHLFNAMSPLQSREPGMVGAVYDHTTVNSSIVCDGVHTDFTTVRISKKIMKERLFLITDAVTETTEGEYKHVFNADRYTLPDGTLSGSALTMMQAVNNCVDKVGIPFEEALRMASLYPARVARLDDQFGKIEKGYKADLVVLSKEREVKTVFRDGEILSK
- the thiL gene encoding thiamine-phosphate kinase gives rise to the protein MSEERTEISSLGEFGLIDHLTKNIEHQNASTILGVGDDAAVIDHFGKQTVITTDLLVEGVHFDLMYTPLKHLGYKSVVVNVSDIYAMNATPTQIIMSIAISNRFSVEALEEFYDGVYVACEEYGVDLIGGDTTSSQKGFVISVTALGEVAPDKFVKRSTAKVSDLICVTGYLGGAYLGLLLLEREKKIFLETKGVQPDLENRDYIVGRLLKPEARKDIIEFFEKENITPTSMMDISDGLSSEVLHICKQSEVGAVIYEDKLPIHPDAKEFAYKLELDPTACALSGGEDYELLFTISQADYDKVKDVIGIRVIGYVTEESEGANILTKGGNKHKLTAQGWNAFGK